The following coding sequences lie in one Arachis hypogaea cultivar Tifrunner chromosome 4, arahy.Tifrunner.gnm2.J5K5, whole genome shotgun sequence genomic window:
- the LOC112795607 gene encoding flowering time control protein FPA, protein MSSRSGRERIRRDYPPRNEDRDSGAMGRGNSSSGKNPPSRHLWVGNLSHNIVEDDLAHHFSQFGPLETVAFQPGRCYAFVNFKRDQDAIDAIRALQSFPLAGNTLRIEFAKADKPVTTARNEHYSRDERSSSLRGSPPSQRDFRGRHGSPPQPVYSEKSKLSDKSPEPSEILWIGFPSSLKVDESILRKSFSPFGEIVKITAFPGRTYAFVRFRSIASARRAKDTLNGKLFGNPRVHICFAKNEAGPSSSGRSSYNAPHSPLYRSSGREGSAEDLRLERSFREDHNISSPNFLANWDPGDSDAYDFNRGSSWVSGRNTYEKRKVGEKGTPPGFGSSHEIHEYMSVPSRERHGYLGDLPQRFPEKGAFFEDFRTLPEDVYYLREAKKRKTSSPPMDRELPEYPFAELERQKGVFPRLSGFCQHESFNNDDGNVAYRQTLDYPPNSPMASLDRHEGWKTYDSFQMGHGALQSDFVYKKRFSSEPDNSSLTEWNWEGTIAKGGTPVCRARCFPVGKALDMMLPEFLDCTARTGLDMLSKHYYQAVGVWVVFFVPGSDADIEFYNEFMHYLEEKQRAAVAKLDDKTTLFLVPPSDFSEKVLKVPGKLSISGVILRLEIPGLNDGPLHVQRETNNEKLLHYNGNSLYPKPSFPSVRIHSPSVSEFGSSGMSNTSFLGNKIAPSVPAVGLSEPHGERSLDYPPVQQQNPNWFSHNMQNSISTRIPPQLPSGFIKPTSEDGRAMIPRAEADANSNQHSSGISGIPNCKSSQLDLRPVNPLSVPVGSLQPEQLAQLAASLLEQQRQSGNSANASASNDPRQTNRDNMPDSSSRPSQNYAVENLVNPEVSTSQFGQALPLQKQQQGSNVPPSSHTIQREPQRGANGNQQVIDSSLQEEAEADPQKRLQATLQLAAVLLQQIQQGKGS, encoded by the exons ATG TCGAGTCGGAGCGGGAGGGAGCGGATTAGGAGGGATTACCCTCCAAGAAATGAAGATAGGGACAGTGGTGCTATGGGGCGAGGCAACAGCAGTAGTGGCAAGAATCCCCCATCCAGGCACCTCTGGGTTGGGAACCTGTCCCACAACATTGTGGAGGACGACCTTGCTCATCATTTCTCACAGTTCGGGCCGCTGGAGACCGTCGCCTTCCAGCCTGGCCGCTGCTACGCCTTCGTTAACTTCAAGAGGGACCAGGATGCTATTGATGCCATCAGAGCACTGCAAAGTTTTCCTCTTGCTGGCAACACGCTTAGGATCGAGTTTGCGAAGGCG GATAAGCCAGTGACAACAGCAAGAAATGAACATTACTCACGGGATGAACGAAGCTCCTCACTTAGGGGATCACCTCCCTCCCAAAGGGACTTTAGAGGACGCCATGGTAGCCCCCCTCAACCGGTTTATTCGGAGAAATCCAAACTGAGTGATAAAAGTCCAGAACCCAGTGAGATATTGTGGATTGGATTCCCTTCTTCTCTGAAGGTGGATGAATCCATTTTAAGAAAGTCATTTTCTCCATTTGGTGAGATAGTGAAGATTACTGCATTTCCAGGTCGTACTTATGCCTTTGTTCGCTTTCGGAGTATTGCGTCAGCACGCAGAGCAAAAGATACTCTGAACGGAAAATTATTTGGAAATCCCCGTGTACATATTTGTTTTGCCAAGAATGAAGCAGGTCCATCAAGTAGTGGGAGGAGCTCATATAATGCTCCACATTCTCCACTTTACAGGTCCAGTGGCCGTGAAGGATCAGCTGAGGACCTCAGGCTGGAGAGGAGCTTCAGGGAAGACCATAACATTAGTTCACCAAACTTCCTCGCAAATTGGGATCCCGGTGATTCTGATGCTTATGATTTTAATAGGGGCTCATCATGGGTTAGTGGAAGAAACACatatgagaaaagaaaagttggCGAGAAAGGAACTCCACCGGGATTTGGATCATCACATGAAATTCATGAATATATGAGTGTTCCTTCTAGAGAAAGACATGGATACCTGGGGGATTTGCCACAGAGGTTTCCTGAAAAGGGTGCATTCTTTGAAGATTTCCGGACGTTGCCAGAAGATGTTTACTATCTACGCGAGGCGAAAAAGCGGAAGACCAGTTCTCCTCCTATGGACAGAGAGCTTCCGGAGTATCCTTTCGCTGAGTTAGAAAGACAGAAAGGTGTTTTCCCACGGTTATCTGGTTTCTGCCAACACGAATCTTTTAATAACGACGATGGAAATGTTGCTTACAGACAGACCCTTGATTACCCACCAAATTCACCTATGGCTTCTTTAGATAGACATGAAGGCTGGAAAACTTATGATAGTTTTCAAATGGGTCATGGTGCTCTGCAATCGGATTTTGTATATAAGAAAAGATTTTCATCGGAACCTGATAATTCATCTTTAACTGAGTGGAACTGGGAAGGAACCATTGCTAAAGGTGGAACCCCTGTTTGTCGCGCACGCTGCTTCCCAGtggggaaagccctggatatgaTGTT ACCGGAATTCTTGGATTGCACTGCCAGAACTGGTTTAGACATGCTCTCAAAGCATTACTACCAAGCAGTTGGTGTTTGGGTTGTTTTCTTTGTGCCTGGAAGTGATGCTGATATTGAATTCTACAATGAATTTATGCATTATCTGGAGGAAAAGCAGCGTGCTGCAGTTGCTAAGTTGGATGATAAGACCACCTTATTTCTTGTACCTCCATCAGATTTCTCAGAGAAAGTGTTGAAGGTACCTGGGAAATTGAGCATATCAGGAGTTATTCTTAGACTGGAGATTCCTGGTTTAAATGATGGTCCTTTACATGTGCAAAGAGAAACAAACAATGAAAAACTGTTGCATTATAACGGGAATTCATTGTATCCAAAGCCATCATTCCCTTCAGTACGTATTCATTCCCCATCTGTTTCAGAATTCGGTAGTTCTGGAATGAGCAATACTTCTTTCCTTGGTAATAAAATTGCTCCATCAGTTCCTGCGGTTGGCTTGTCTGAACCACACGGTGAAAGAAGCCTCGACTATCCACCTGTCCAGCAGCAGAACCCAAACTGGTTTTCTCACAATATGCAGAATTCAATCTCAACCCGAATACCACCGCAACTACCAAGTGGTTTTATCAAACCTACTTCTGAGGATGGCCGTGCCATGATTCCAAGGGCAGAGGCAGATGCAAACTCAAATCAACACAGCAGTGGAATATCTGGTATTCCTAACTGTAAGTCATCTCAGCTGGATTTGAGACCTGTGAATCCTTTGTCTGTGCCTGTGGGATCCCTGCAACCGGAACAGCTTGCACAACTAGCTGCATCTCTTCTTGAACAGCAGAGGCAATCAGGAAACTCTGCGAATGCATCTGCATCGAACGATCCTAGGCAGACCAACAGAGATAACATGCCCGACAGCTCATCCAGGCCATCCCAAAATTACGCAGTAGAAAACTTGGTGAATCCTGAAGTCTCCACATCTCAATTTGGTCAAGCTCTACCGTTGCAAAAGCAGCAACAGGGGTCAAATGTGCCTCCATCGTCACATACGATTCAAAGAGAACCTCAAAGAGGGGCCAATGGGAATCAACAGGTGATAGATAGTAGCTTGCAGGAAGAAGCCGAAGCAGATCCGCAGAAACGTCTACAAGCAACATTACAGCTGGCTGCTGTTCTTCTTCAGCAAATCCAGCAGGGAAAAGGAAGCTAA